A genomic region of Arachis hypogaea cultivar Tifrunner chromosome 5, arahy.Tifrunner.gnm2.J5K5, whole genome shotgun sequence contains the following coding sequences:
- the LOC112802068 gene encoding probable pectinesterase 53, with protein sequence MAISNSHYILCVTIAILVIVVQNSRSAYSRHHDDGTRKGIRLRNGLLSNMSRIEFSEEQFMKWVNFVGNLNHSMFKAAKNKLFASYTLHVDNNPALGDFTSIQDAIDSLPSINLVRVLIKVHAGLYTEKVSIPQLKWFITIEGAGADKTIVQYGDTAQTPGSNGRPLGTYGSATFAVNSPYFIAKNITFKNTTPVPAPGAIGKQAVAFRISADTAAFYGCSFLGAQDTLYDHMGRHYYKDCYIEGSVDFIFGNALSLFEGCHVHAIAQNMGAVTAQGRSSMLEDTGFSFVNCKVTGSGALYLGRAWGPFSRVVFAYTYMDNIIIPKGWYNWGDPNRELTVFYGQYKCTGAGASFAGRVSWSRELTDDEAKPFLSLSFVDGTEWINL encoded by the exons atggCGATTTCAAATTCGCATTACATTTTGTGTGTTACAATAGCAATCCTTGTGATTGTTGTTCAAAATTCAAGAAGTGCATATTCCCGGCACCATGATGATGGCACTAGAAAGGGAATTCGATTGAGGAATGGATTATTGTCCAACATGAGTAGGATAGAGTTCTCGGAAGAACAGTTCATGAAATGGGTCAACTTTGTTGGTAACCTCAATCATTCAATGTTCAAGGCTGCAAAGAACAAGCTCTTTGCTTCCTACACTTTGCATGTTGATAACAACCCTGCACTTGGTGACTTCACTTCCATTCAAGACGCCATTGATTCTCTTCCTTCCATTAATCTTGTTAGAGTCCTCATCAAGGTTCATGCAGGTCTTTACAC GGAGAAAGTGAGCATTCCTCAATTGAAATGGTTCATAACAATAGAAGGAGCAGGTGCAGATAAAACAATAGTTCAATATGGTGACACAGCACAAACACCTGGCTCAAATGGGAGGCCATTGGGAACCTACGGTTCTGCTACTTTTGCTGTTAATTCACCTTATTTTATTGCAAAGAACATCACATTCAag AACACTACTCCAGTCCCTGCACCAGGAGCAATTGGGAAACAGGCAGTGGCATTCAGGATTTCAGCGGACACAGCAGCATTCTATGGATGCAGTTTCTTGGGTGCACAGGACACACTGTATGATCATATGGGAAGACATTATTATAAGGATTGTTACATTGAAGGCTCTGTTGATTTCATATTCGGAAACGCTCTCTCTCTATTTGag GGGTGTCACGTGCATGCAATAGCACAGAATATGGGAGCAGTAACAGCGCAGGGGAGGAGTAGCATGTTGGAGGACACGGGGTTCTCATTCGTGAACTGTAAGGTCACGGGGTCAGGGGCACTATACCTGGGAAGGGCATGGGGTCCCTTTTCTCGCGTGGTATTCGCCTATACATATATGGACAACATCATCATTCCCAAAGGCTGGTATAACTGGGGTGACCCTAATCGTGAATT GACTGTATTCTATGGACAATACAAATGCACAGGAGCGGGAGCAAGCTTTGCTGGGAGGGTATCATGGTCAAGGGAACTCACTGACGATGAAGCCaagccttttctttctctttcctttgttGATGGCACGGAATGGATCAATCTTTGA